GGAATTTCGCAATCTTTAGCAGAAAAGATACACAATGCATTGAAACATTGAGGGCGATGTAGCAACATAAGAGGTAGCCCTCTCCTATTTCTTCTGAGTGATAGAGCACCAGAACACTATGCGACTTAATATACCAACTCTGCTTACCCTGTTTCGCGTCGTTTTGATTCCGTTTTTCGTCTTGGCGTTTTACCTGCCCTATACTTGGGCGCCGATGGTGTGCGCAGCGATTTTCGTTGTTGCAGCAGTAACCGACTGGTTTGACGGTTTTTTAGCGCGAAAGTGGAAACAGACAACCAGGTTTGGCGCCTTCCTCGATCCTGTAGCGGATAAGGTGATGGTTGCAACAGCTCTAGTGCTGGTGGTTGAGTATTACAACGTCTGGTGGATTTCACTACCTGCAGCGACGATGATTGCACGAGAAATCATTATCTCCGCTCTGAGAGAGTGGATGGCTGAAATCGGTAAGCGCAGCAGTGTAGCCGTTTCATGGATAGGGAAGGTGAAAACCATGGCCCAAATGCTGGCGCTGGTCGGCTTGCTTTGGCGCCCAAACCAGTGGATTGAGATACTGGGCTTCGTGCTTCTTTATATAGCAGCCATTCTTACTTTTTGGTCTATGTTCCAGTATTTAAAGGCATCGCGAAACGATTTGCTGGAGCACTAGTCAATACGCCGGAAAAAGCAGCAAACGAACCAAATGTTTTCATTATTCTATTGACTCACCCGGTCAGGTAAGTAGAATGCTCCCCATCCAACGGCGACTGGGTCGCTGGGGGAGTGAGTTAGGCCAGCATTTTTGCTGGTTTTATCTTAAAAGCGGGAATAGCTCAGTTGGTAGAGCGCAACCTTGCCAAGGTTGAGGTCGCGAGTTCGAACCTCGTTTCCCGCTCCAATTTCAATCTCTCGATTGAAAATCAAAGTAAGGCGCGTTGGCAGAGTGGCCATGCAGCGGATTGCAAATCCGTCCACCTCGGTTCGACTCCGGGACGCGCCTCCAATTCAGCCCGGGTGGTGGAATCGGTAGACACAAGGGATTTAAAATCCCTCGGCGGCAACGCCGTACGAGTTCAAGTCTCGTCCCGGGCACCATTCAAATCAATCAGTTATAAACTCACCATTACTCAAATTTTGTGCTTTTGGCGTTTTTCTAACGCATTCAAATTTCAATAAATATCTCTATTTTTACTTCTTTGCCTAAAGCGTAACGTTACTATATATCCTACCCTGAGTGGAAAACGCGTAGTGCTGCTATCAGAGGATGATATAGCCAGAGGATGTAGAAGGTTTCTTTACAGGGAAGTGACATGCCATGCGGGAAAAAAAGAGAAAGCAGAGCGTGAGGCGTTTTTGCACCTCGCTTTGTACATTGGTACTTCTGTACTTACTCTACACGGCCGTATCCATTTGGAACTATAGTGGAAAGAGTGAACATGCACCCGTTGACGCTATCATCGTTCTTGGTGCTGGCGTTTATAAAGGTGAGGTTTCTCCCGTATTCAGAGAGCGTATTCACCACGGTATTTCTTTATACCAAAAGGGCATGGCTAAAAAGATCATATTTACCGGCGGCTATAGCGAAGGAAGCACACAGTCGGATGCGGCTATTGCAAAACACTATGCAAAAGCCCGCGGCGTGCCAGCCGAGGATATTCTTTGCGAGGAGAAATCAACGATAACGCAGGAGAATATTCAGTACGCGAAAGAGATTATGGCGGAGCAGGGGTACCAAAGCGCGATAATTGTGAGCGACCCGCTGCACATGAAGCGAGCCATGCTGATGGCTGAGGACGCTGGGATTAAGGCATACAGCTCGCCTACGCCAACAACCAGGTACGTTAGCCTCAAGAACAGGCTGGCTTTTCTGGGAAGAGAGACGTTTTTTTACGTGACCTATGTAATACACAGAATGTTTTAGCCCGCCTTTTCTTCTTTGAATGTACTTCACTCACGTTTGTTTCTTTAGATAATTTCAAAGAGAAACAGTTTGAGAGAACCAAAAACCGTAAAAAGACTTCCTGTAAAATGCTTGTCTTTTGGTCATTTTCTAGCAGAGCACTCCTATCATCGCTGGTTATCATGTCAATGTTAAATGAAGTTAGTAGTGTCAGTGAGTTACGATTGTTTTCATTGGCAATGATAAGCGCTAACGCTTGCCATGAAAACATCTAAAAAGCGGGTATTACACACCAAATTCATTAAGTTAAATGTGTTGCTATAATTATTTTTTTAAAAACAAAAGGGGTTATTAATAAATTATTGTTGAAAGTAATCCATTACTTGTGAGAACATGAAAATCACTTTTACCTCAGTGTAAAACTCTTACATATCCATCTGGTATCATATGAAGATGTAGTTAATTGAAATAAAAATATCAATTAAAACATGTTGATAATGATTTTATTTTGTTGGTTATGAGAATAAAAACACTTAACAAGATAATAATTACATGGTGTGTTGAAACTTTCGATTTTTTAGTGAACCCTATCGGTCAGATTATCGTTGACGGTAATAAAGTGAAGGGGAACGTTATTTATTGCAGTGAGCCGAGCCGTTTGAGGTAATCGGCAACCGTATAAAAGTCAAAGGACATGAACAACCCGTACCGCGATGACGCCTTTTTTATAAAGCTTGATATATGAAAAAATATATTTCAGGAGTGATTTGGTCACAGATCCTGCTACAGACTTTTTTGCCTATCGCCGGCTGTACCCGTATGGAAAACGGTACATCCTCTCTTGCCGCCGGTGACCTTCAGCGTACTGAAAAACTCAGTGAACAAAAAGCCAATGATGTGGCGGCTCTTCCCTACGCGACGGAAATGGGGCAGGCGGCCCGCATGTTGACGTCTAACAATGTCTCTGACTCCGCTCGCTCTCTTGCGGTAGGGGCGGCCTCGGGCGAATTACAACAGTGGTTCAGCCAATTTGGCACGGCGCGTGTCCAGCTAAATATGGACAGGCACGGCAGTTGGAGCAGAAGCAGCGCGGACCTGCTGGCGCCCGTCTACGACAATGAGAAGTCTCTGCTGTTTGTTCAGAGCGGCATACGTAACCCGTCCGATCGCCTGACGGGAAATCTGGGGGTTGGCGTTCGTACCTTCTGGCAAAACGGCTGGATGTACGGCGGCAACGTCTTCATGGACAAAGATTTTACCGGCGGTAACCGCCGAGTTGGCATGGGTGCAGAAGCATGGCGCGACTATCTCCGCCTGTCCACCAACGTTTATCTGGGAACCACGGACTGGCATAAGTCCCGCGACTTCGACGATACCTGGCAGGAAAAGCCCGCCGACGGATATGATGTTCGGGCGGAGGGATGGCTTCCGTCTTACCCTCAACTGGGCGCTAAGCTGATTTGGGAACAGTATTACGGTAGTCAGGTCGCGCTCTTTAATAAAGACAACCTTCAGCGTAACCCCTACGCCGTCACTGCAGGACTAGAATATACTCCAATTCCGCTTGTTTCGCTGGGCGTAAATCAGAAACAGGGGAAAGGAGAGCACGATACACAGTTAGCGCTGGGTGTCAGTTGGCGCTTTGGCAGCAGTTGGAGTTGGCAAACCAATCCGGCAAACGTGCAGGCGACGCGCACGCTGGCGGGAAGCCGCTACGATCTGGTAGACCGCAATAACGAAATTGTGCTTCAGTATCGTAAAAAGCCGGAACAGGGTGTTGCACACCTAGCGCTTTCGGTCGTTACGGACAACAGCCCAGCCGACGGTGCTACTCGCAACGTGCTTCAAGTACTGGCGACAAACCGCGACGGTCAGCCCGTGCGCAATACTCCCATAGTCTGGAACGTTCCGGCCAACAGCGGCGTAAGCCTGAATGCGGCCTCAGTTCTAACCGACGACGGTGGATTAGCCACTGTCACTTTGACTAGCGCAGTTGCGCAAACCGTCCCGGTTACGGCGCAGAGCGGTAGCGTTTCTGCCTCACAAAACAGCCATTTTATAGCCGTTGCCGTGAGCCACATTGCGCTATCGGTTAAGGAAGATAATGCCGCAGCCGATGGTAACAGCACTAACGTAGTCGTCGCGACGCTGACCGACGGCGATAGTCGTCCGGTCACGGGTCAAAAGGTAATCTGGAAAGTTCCACAGGGCGTCACGCTTAAAGACGATGAGAGCCTCTCTGACAGCAGCGGTAGAGTCACAGTACGTTTAGCCTCTACGACGTCTGGCGATATTGCCGTCAGTGCGACCGTCGGTAGCCAGACGGCCAGCGGTACGGTGCACTTTATCGGAGACTCCGTCAGTGCGCAGATTGCTAATCTGCTGGTCACTACGGACGGCAGCCCGGCTGACGGGAGAACGGTCAACGTAGCGCAGGCTATCGTTACCGACGTAAACGGTAATGCACTGAACGGGCAGTCCGTCACCTGGAGCAGCGATAAAACCACGGTCACTTTCGGCCAGTCGGCCGTGACGGACAGCAGCGGAAAAACCACCGTGGAGTATACCGACACCGCGGCGGAATCTCTGACGCTCACGGCAACGCTGGCAAACGGCAACAGCGCTACCGCATCCAGCCTGTTCATCCCGGATCAAAACTCAGCCCGGCTGAAAGACCTTGCTGTTACCAGCGGGGCAGTCGCCAACGGAAGCGACACCAATACGGCTACAGTGACCGTAACTGACGCTAACGGCAATCCGTTAACAAACGCGGCAGTGACTTTTAGCGTAACAGGTAGTGCAAGGCTAAGCTCGGCTAGCGCAAATACCAACGGCAGCGGCCAGGCACAAATAACCCTCACCAACACGCAGGCCGAGACGGTTCAGGTGACGGCGAGGCTGTCCACCGGCAGCAGCATAACGAAGGAAAGCAGCTTTGCGGCAGACCTCAACAGCGCCACACTGACCGCGCAGTCCACCACCGGCGCGCTGGCAGACGGCATCGCCGTTAATACGGTTACCATCACCCTGAAAGACCGCGCCGGCAGAGCGCTAGAGGGAGAAAGCGTCACGTTTGCCGCGACCGGCGACGCTGTGCTGTCTGCTGCATCGGGTACCACGAACAGCAGCGGGCAGGTGGCCATAACGTTAACGAATACTACGGTGGAAACGGTCACAGTCACTGCCGCCATAAGTAACGGCAAGCAGGCTACGGTACAGGCGGCATTCCTTGGATTTAGCGTAACTAACCTGACGGCAAATAAGTCTACTGTAAATGCCGATGGCGTAGACAGCGCTACCGTGACGGCCACCGTAGCGACCAGCGGTGGAAAGACTGTAGCAAACACGCCTGTGACGTTCAGCGTAACGGGCAGCGCTGTACTGAGCGCTGTCACCGCAACCACCGACAGCAGCGGCAAGGCGCAGGTGTCGATAACCGACAGAACGGGAGAAACCGTTACCATTACGGCAAAAGCGCAGAAAAACGGTACCGATACGGGTAAAACGACAGCGATTACTTTTGTCGAAAGGCGTATTACCAAAATCAGCGTGAATAACACGACACAGGCTTATAACCGCCTCTTTGAGCCAAACAGCGGATTCCCTGAAACAGGCTTTCTCGGCGCCTCGTTTACGTTGAGGGTTGACGACGGGACAACGGCCAATAGCGACTATACCTGGAGCAGCAGTCAAGGATGGGTAACCGTTGACAGCAACGGTATCGTCAGGCTGTCGGGAACGCCAACGTCGGGAACGAAAAACGTCACCATTACCGGCGTGCCTAAGGTAGGAACGGGAACATTAACCTGGTCATTTAGCCTGTCACACTGGTTTACGTTCAGTAGTGGAACGATGAACGCCACAGGAGCCGATAGCTATTGTGCCAGCCTCGGTCAAGTTGTGCCGTCAAAAGACCTGCTGGATTACACCGATTACGGCACAACCCGGGTCGGTAGCCTGTGGAGCGAATGGTCAGATAGTCTGCAAAAAAACAACGGCTATCAGGCCGTATGGGCGTCGGAAACCGGGCGCTATTCGCGTTACTATATGTTCCTTTACAGCGGCCATATTTACGATAATGCGCCAAACCACCAGTTCGGTGCCATCTGTCAGACCGATATTTAATACAGTCAAACGATAAAGCGATAGTAAAAGGCCACCTGCATAGCAGGTGGCCTTTTACGTATATTTAATTTAGTCCTGCACTTTTTCCAACAGTTGCTTCTTGCTTCGCACATACGTATTTCTTACGCCAAGAAACGAACCCAAGGTGGCACAAACTGTTGATAGCGTGAGCACAATGCCAGTATGTACATTGGGCTCGAAAGACAGGGTGTGCCAAAAGGCGAATGCGGTATAAATCAGAGAGCCGGAAATGCCAAGGGCAAGAACTGTTGCAACGGCCGTGCGCTTGCTTGGCGCGGCAGCGGCGCTGACTTCAACCACGGGGCAGTAAACAATTAGCGTTGCCACAGCACCCACATAGTTTGCCACCAGAGGCATGCTCTGTTGCATGATATTTAACACGGTGCCGACAAACAAAATTCGGACAATAAGAAAAACGACAATGGCAACGGGCAGAATGCTTAACCAACGCAAAATAGCAGGCCAGCTTTCCATAAATCGTAAGCCGTGAACGTCGTCAAACAGCGGTTTTTTTTGCTTTTTGCTTTGCTCTTCCATAAGCGAAATACTCCAAAAATATATTCGGCGCACATGTTATCACAGGCGTTGAAATACACAGGAGCATTTAGATAAATTCGGTAAATTTTGCATGCACCACATTTTTAACTTGCACGATACTGAATCAATAAAACGCTTTGGAATTGCTAGGAGACGGGAAAGGATTTGGCGTTTCTGTAACCGTCAATAAAGGCAGGGGACGGGCTATTTTCTGCTGCATCGATAAAAAATTCTGACAGCTGCTCTTGGCTAAGACGGTATTTAAAAGTCAGTTGACCAGCGCGGTAGTGGGCAATCGTCACGTTATTGCACCGCTTCTCCAGCGCGTGGGAGAAACCGCAGATGAAACCCTTGCGATAGTCGTCGCTGTGTAGCAGCATATCCTCTGGCACCGGGGGCGTCAGGGCAGCGAGGCCGTTCATAATGCCATCACTAAAGGTCTTTTCCATAGCTCTGAGACGATAAAAATACGTTGTGTAAATTATTGCATACCGAGGCAGCGCTGAGGATACCTTTTAATAAGTAGGCTATGGCTGTTTTAATTAACACATTGTGGAACTTAGAGAAAAGGTGATTTGGATAATGTATAGTCACTGCATTGAATCATGAATGCTGAACATTGCATGGGTATAGCATGGAAATAGCCGATTTTCTTTCGCGAGCCGCTGAGCTGCGACCAGATGCCAAAGTTACCATCGTGCTTGCGCCAGAAGGACGTACGTTAAGCGTAGAGTGGTGCAGTGAAAACAACGGCGAACCTGTTTGTTTCCAGCGCCGTCTGTTGATAAAAGAGTTGCTGTTTGATGAAGCCATTGAAGCGTTTTTCTCCTCCTGTAACATAGGGATGAAAAACGGCATAGCCCGCTAAGTCATCATGGCCTATCGGGGCTCTGTCAATTCACTCTTTTTTATGCGACTTTTTTCTCAAGACGACCACCAAAGAGCCTAAGAGCCCAAGGACTAACAGGGCAACCGGTAAAATCATCAGCCCATCCATCACTATCTTTTCGTTGTGCTTAAAGAACGGCGTTAGGCTAATCAGGTAGCCAAGGCTGGTCACAGAGGTTACCCATAAAACCGCGCTTAGCCAGTTGAATATTTGAAAGCGCTTCGCGTCCAGAGCAGACAGACCGGCAATTGTCGGTAGAAGCGTTCTGACAAAGGCTAAAAAGCGCCCGATTAATAGCGCAAAAAAGCCGTGCTGATGAAACAGGTTATGGGCTCGCTGGTGGTAGTGAGCGGGAATTTTGGCCATCCATCCCTGCACGGTTTTGGTTTTTCCAAGCCACTTTCCCTGTAAGTAACTTATCCAACAGCCCAGCGCAGCGGCGGCTGATAGCACGGCCAGCGTCAAAAAGTAGTGAAGGGAGCCTTGTGCGATCAGCGCGCCTGCCAGCAGGAGCAGACTGTCCCCAGGAAGAAATGCAGCGGGAAGCAGGCCGTTTTCCAATAAGATAATCGTGAAAAGAATGCCGTAGATGGCCCAAAGAAACTCCGGATTCGCCAGCGTTTTGAAATCGTGCTGTAAAAGTGCCTGGAAGAGATCTGTTATCGAACCCATTTTCTTTCCTAATATGTCGTCATAGAGCAGCCTGTAGGCTGTCAGCGCTAGCGGCTGTGAATGAAGACATACACGACAGCCGTGAGCAACAGGCTGAAAAGGCTAAGGGATTGCCCGCAGGTGAACTAAGTTTAACACGACCGCGCTGTGCGATACAGGCGATGGGGTAAGGATAGCACCAAAACGCCAACGACATTTTTTCAATTAGCATCATTTCACCTGCTTTCGGCGTTTCTCTGCGATAAGATTTTCAGAAGAGATAGAGAAAGGTGGGATGACTGTTTTATGGATGCTTAAGCGAGCCAGAAGAACAGGTTTGCTATTAAGGTTCGCATACGGGTTCAGTAAACCAGTTTTACCCTGCATGGGGCTGTGTTAACGTAAACAGCAACGATTTCATACGTAAAGGTAAATATGATGGATATTGTCGATCGCTTTATTTCCTATACCAAGATCAACACGACTACGGACCGCGACAAGGGCGCTGCGGGAATTATGCCATCCTCTGAAGGGCAAAGGGTTTTAGCCAATCAGGTGGCCGAAGAGCTGCGTGCACTCGGGCTTGAGGATGTCGCGGTCAATGAACGATCGATACTTACCGCAACGCTTCCCGCGAACGTAGACTATTCTCTGCCCACCGTGGCTTTTTTTGGTCACTTAGATACTAGCGCCGAGCAAACCAAAGACACACACGCTCAGATCGTCTCTTATCAGGGCGGCGATATCTGTTTGAATAAGGCTCAGCAGATTTTTTTGCGTAAAAGCGAGTTTCCCGAGCTTGAAGAGTATGCGGGTGACGACATTATTGTCACTGACGGCACCAGCCTGCTAGGGGCTGACGACAAGGCGGCGATTGCCTCTATCGTTAATATGGTTCAGTTTCTGCTGGCTAATCCCGACATCAAGCACGGTCCAGTAAAAGTTGGCCTCGTGCCTGATGAAGAGCAGGGGCTAAGGGGCTCAAAAGCCTTTGACGTTAAGTCGTTCGGTGCAGACTTTGCCTATACGCTAGACTGCTGCGGCATTGGTGAACTGGTTTATGAGAACTGGAATGCTGGGGACGCCGAGCTGGTGTTTACCGGGCAGTCAGCTCACCCGATGTCTGCAAAAGGCCGCTTGAAAAATTCACTGCTGATGGCGCATAAGTTTATCGCTATGCTGCCGGGAGGCGAGGCTCCAGAGTACACAGAAGGGCGTGAAGGCTACTATTGGGTCAAACAGTTACAGGGTAACAGCGCTAGGACTGTGTTGAAAATGGACGTGCGGGACTTTACCGAGCAGGGATATCATCAGCGTATGCAGTTTCTGGATAGATTAGCGAAGCACTGTGAAGACCTGTGGGGTGAAGGAAGCGTTGTATGTAAGCTGTCCGATCGCTACTCTAACGTGTTTAATAGCCTACAGGGCGAGGCGAGTTTCCCTATTGATATCGCCGTTGACGCCTATCGGAAACAGGGTATTGAGCCTAAAGTTATCCCCATGCGGGGCGGCTACGACGGCGCGGTGCTGTCACAAAACGGCTTGCCCTGTCCTAACGTATTTACCGGTGGTCATAATTTCCACTCGATCTATGAGTATCTGCCGGTTAAATCACTCAGGGCTGCCAGCAATGTACTGGTAGAAATCGTGAAGCAGACGCATGAACGCTTTTCTAAAAATGGCTAAAGTCGTATTGTAGTTTATGCCGTTAATAAGACGGGGCGCTCATCAGCGCCCCGTCTTAGTTTGTGATGACCGATCAATTTATTTGAGAAGGTCGACCATCTCTACCGCGTAGCCAACGTAGTTAGCCGGGGTCATGGTTTTCAAACGCGCTTTCTCTTCTGTCGGCAGCTCAAGGCCGTCAATAAAGCGGTGCATGTCAGCCTCTGTAACGCGTTTACCGCGAGTCAGCTCTTTCAACTTCTCATAGGGCTTTTCGATGCCATAGCGGCGCATGACCGTCTGAATCGGCTCAGCCAGTACTTCCCAATTTTGGTCGAGTTCTTCACGCAGGCGGCCTTCATTCACCTCAAGCTTGTTAAGGCCTTTCATTGTCGACTGATAGGCGATCAGGGCATAGCCAAGGCCAACGCCGAGGTTTCTGAGTACCGTGGAGTCAGTCAGGTCGCGCTGCCAGCGAGAGACGGGCAGTTTACTCGCAAGGTGACCAAGTACAGCGTTAGCCAGACCAAGGTTGCCTTCGGAGTTTTCAAAGTCGATAGGGTTAACCTTATGAGGCATGGTTGAGGAGCCGATTTCCCCGGCAATGGTCTTTTGCTTAAAGTGGTTCAGCGCAATATAGCCCCAGACGTCGCGATCGAGATCCAACAAAATGGTATTAAAACGCGCAACGCAGTCAAACAGCTCGGCAATATAGTCGTGGGGTTCAATCTGTGTCGTATAGGGGTTCCAGGTGATGCCTAAAGAGGTCACGAACTCTTCGCTAAAGGCGTGCCAATCAACTTCCGGATAGGCGACCACGTGAGCGTTATAGTTGCCTACTGCACCGTTGATTTTGCCAAGAATATCTACCTGAGCCAGCTGAGCGTACTGACGCTCCATGCGGTAGGCCACGTTGGCCATTTCCTTGCCGATTGTGGATGGCGTAGCGGGCTGGCCGTGGGTGCGGGAGAGTAGGGGAATATCGCGATATTGAGAGGCCAAAGATTTCACTTTATCAATAACGGTGCGCCAGTTTGGCAGCAGAACGTCACGGCGAGCGGTGGTCAGCATCAGGGCGTGAGAAAGGTTATTGATATCTTCTGAGGTACAGGCGAAGTGGATAAACTCCGAGACGGCGTTAAGCTCTGCTACGCCAGCCGCTTTCTCTTTCAGAAAGTATTCGACGGCTTTCACATCGTGGTTGGTAGTGCGTTCGATAGTCTTGATTCTTTCTGCATCCTGCAGGCTGAAGCCGGTAACAATCGCGTTAAGGTAATCGTTTGCTTCTTTGCTAAAAACGGGAACTTCTTTAATGTGTGCGCAGCTAGCCAGCTTCTGAAGCCAACGAACTTCAACCTCAACGCGGAACTTCAGTAAACCGAATTCGCTGAAAATAGCGCGCAGAGCGCCAACTTTGTCGCCATAGCGTCCATCAATCGGCGATACGGCGGTCAGTGAAGATAATTCCATCAGTAGGACTCCTGAAGTCTGAAAGTTTAACGATGAGAAAGAATTTGGTGCACCTGTGAAAGCAGGCGACTGCGTGAAAATACAAACTGTAGCCGACGCCCGCCGACCTGCTGCCACAGCACGGCAGCGCGGATCCCCGCCAGCAGGGCTGCGCGCACTTTTGCCTGAACCAGCGGTTTCTGTAGCGCTTCAGGGGATCCCGTCACCTGAATTCTTGGCCCCAGCGGACTAATCACATCGACGTAAATGTCGGCCAGAGCGTGGGTTACCGTCTCGGAATCAATGTCGAAGTGTATAAGCTGGCGTTCAACTTGAGAAATACGGTTAGACAGTTCGTTCAGTGCCTGAGGATTCGCAGAAAGCTTGCGTTCAAGGACTGTCAGGCTAAGCAGGTAGCGGGTTAGGTCGGCACTGAGGGATTTACGGTTGCTGGCAAAGACGGCCGGAAGGGTTTCCAGTCCGAGACGAAGATCGCTTTCTTGACCGAAAATAGCCAGCGTGGTGGGCGAATCCGTCACCATAATACTGCGAAGAGAGACATTTAATGCATGTGCATCGTATTGTTCTCCAAGCGCGAGTTGTTGAACCAATCGAGCGGACTGGGCAACGCCAGCCAGCGCGATCGTAATGTCATAGTAGTTTTTGGCCACGGTTAGTCCTGTAAACGTTCTTCAATAATGCCGCCGCCGAGGCACACTTCGCCCTGATAAAAGACCGCGGACTGCCCTGGAGTAACTGCCGCAACCGGCTCATCAAAACGAACCTCTAGGCGATCCGGCCCCAGAGGCACAACAGAACAGGGGATGTCCTGCTGGCGGTAGCGAGTTTTCACCGTGCAGCGGAAAGGTTCAGTGACTTCATTTCTGTCAACCCAGTGCAACTGTTGAGCGATAAGCCCGGTTGAAAACAGGCTGGGGTGATTGTGCCCCTGAGCGACAATAAGGCGGTTAGTGGTCAAGTCTTTGTCGACCGTGTACCAAGGGTCTTCGCCGCTGTCTTTCAGGCCGCCGATGCCAAGCCCTTTACGCTGGCCTAGGGTATGGTACATCAGCCCTTGATGTCGACCGACCACTTCACCATCGACAGTGACAATATCCCCCGGCTGGGCGGGCAGATAGCGGGCAAGAAAGTCTCGGAATTTGCGTTCGCCAATAAAGCAGATACCGGTAGAGTCCTTTTTCTTTGCTGTCGCCAAATCGAGCGTTTCAGCAATGCGGCGCACTTCCGGTTTTTCCAGTTCACCGACGGGAAACAGGCTTTGGGCAACTTGCTCATGGCTTAGCGTATAGAGAAAGTAGCTTTGGTCTTTGTTTTCATCGACGCCGCGCAGTAGTCGGCTTTTGCCATCAATGTCCTGACGGCGGACATAGTGACCGGTAGCGATGTAGTCCGCGCCCAAATCCTGAGCGGCAAACTCCAGAAAGGCTTTAAACTTGATTTCTTTATTGCACAGAATGTCTGGGTTAGGCGTGCGCCCGGCGCGGTATTCCGCCAGAAAGTGCTCGAAAACGTTATCCCAGTATTCTGCGGCAAAGTTAATGGTGTGCA
This DNA window, taken from Leminorella richardii, encodes the following:
- the purB gene encoding adenylosuccinate lyase, encoding MELSSLTAVSPIDGRYGDKVGALRAIFSEFGLLKFRVEVEVRWLQKLASCAHIKEVPVFSKEANDYLNAIVTGFSLQDAERIKTIERTTNHDVKAVEYFLKEKAAGVAELNAVSEFIHFACTSEDINNLSHALMLTTARRDVLLPNWRTVIDKVKSLASQYRDIPLLSRTHGQPATPSTIGKEMANVAYRMERQYAQLAQVDILGKINGAVGNYNAHVVAYPEVDWHAFSEEFVTSLGITWNPYTTQIEPHDYIAELFDCVARFNTILLDLDRDVWGYIALNHFKQKTIAGEIGSSTMPHKVNPIDFENSEGNLGLANAVLGHLASKLPVSRWQRDLTDSTVLRNLGVGLGYALIAYQSTMKGLNKLEVNEGRLREELDQNWEVLAEPIQTVMRRYGIEKPYEKLKELTRGKRVTEADMHRFIDGLELPTEEKARLKTMTPANYVGYAVEMVDLLK
- the pepT gene encoding peptidase T, producing MDIVDRFISYTKINTTTDRDKGAAGIMPSSEGQRVLANQVAEELRALGLEDVAVNERSILTATLPANVDYSLPTVAFFGHLDTSAEQTKDTHAQIVSYQGGDICLNKAQQIFLRKSEFPELEEYAGDDIIVTDGTSLLGADDKAAIASIVNMVQFLLANPDIKHGPVKVGLVPDEEQGLRGSKAFDVKSFGADFAYTLDCCGIGELVYENWNAGDAELVFTGQSAHPMSAKGRLKNSLLMAHKFIAMLPGGEAPEYTEGREGYYWVKQLQGNSARTVLKMDVRDFTEQGYHQRMQFLDRLAKHCEDLWGEGSVVCKLSDRYSNVFNSLQGEASFPIDIAVDAYRKQGIEPKVIPMRGGYDGAVLSQNGLPCPNVFTGGHNFHSIYEYLPVKSLRAASNVLVEIVKQTHERFSKNG
- a CDS encoding DUF2623 family protein; the protein is MEKTFSDGIMNGLAALTPPVPEDMLLHSDDYRKGFICGFSHALEKRCNNVTIAHYRAGQLTFKYRLSQEQLSEFFIDAAENSPSPAFIDGYRNAKSFPVS
- a CDS encoding Ig-like domain-containing protein, which translates into the protein MKKYISGVIWSQILLQTFLPIAGCTRMENGTSSLAAGDLQRTEKLSEQKANDVAALPYATEMGQAARMLTSNNVSDSARSLAVGAASGELQQWFSQFGTARVQLNMDRHGSWSRSSADLLAPVYDNEKSLLFVQSGIRNPSDRLTGNLGVGVRTFWQNGWMYGGNVFMDKDFTGGNRRVGMGAEAWRDYLRLSTNVYLGTTDWHKSRDFDDTWQEKPADGYDVRAEGWLPSYPQLGAKLIWEQYYGSQVALFNKDNLQRNPYAVTAGLEYTPIPLVSLGVNQKQGKGEHDTQLALGVSWRFGSSWSWQTNPANVQATRTLAGSRYDLVDRNNEIVLQYRKKPEQGVAHLALSVVTDNSPADGATRNVLQVLATNRDGQPVRNTPIVWNVPANSGVSLNAASVLTDDGGLATVTLTSAVAQTVPVTAQSGSVSASQNSHFIAVAVSHIALSVKEDNAAADGNSTNVVVATLTDGDSRPVTGQKVIWKVPQGVTLKDDESLSDSSGRVTVRLASTTSGDIAVSATVGSQTASGTVHFIGDSVSAQIANLLVTTDGSPADGRTVNVAQAIVTDVNGNALNGQSVTWSSDKTTVTFGQSAVTDSSGKTTVEYTDTAAESLTLTATLANGNSATASSLFIPDQNSARLKDLAVTSGAVANGSDTNTATVTVTDANGNPLTNAAVTFSVTGSARLSSASANTNGSGQAQITLTNTQAETVQVTARLSTGSSITKESSFAADLNSATLTAQSTTGALADGIAVNTVTITLKDRAGRALEGESVTFAATGDAVLSAASGTTNSSGQVAITLTNTTVETVTVTAAISNGKQATVQAAFLGFSVTNLTANKSTVNADGVDSATVTATVATSGGKTVANTPVTFSVTGSAVLSAVTATTDSSGKAQVSITDRTGETVTITAKAQKNGTDTGKTTAITFVERRITKISVNNTTQAYNRLFEPNSGFPETGFLGASFTLRVDDGTTANSDYTWSSSQGWVTVDSNGIVRLSGTPTSGTKNVTITGVPKVGTGTLTWSFSLSHWFTFSSGTMNATGADSYCASLGQVVPSKDLLDYTDYGTTRVGSLWSEWSDSLQKNNGYQAVWASETGRYSRYYMFLYSGHIYDNAPNHQFGAICQTDI
- a CDS encoding DedA family protein, which gives rise to MGSITDLFQALLQHDFKTLANPEFLWAIYGILFTIILLENGLLPAAFLPGDSLLLLAGALIAQGSLHYFLTLAVLSAAAALGCWISYLQGKWLGKTKTVQGWMAKIPAHYHQRAHNLFHQHGFFALLIGRFLAFVRTLLPTIAGLSALDAKRFQIFNWLSAVLWVTSVTSLGYLISLTPFFKHNEKIVMDGLMILPVALLVLGLLGSLVVVLRKKSHKKE
- a CDS encoding YdcF family protein, coding for MREKKRKQSVRRFCTSLCTLVLLYLLYTAVSIWNYSGKSEHAPVDAIIVLGAGVYKGEVSPVFRERIHHGISLYQKGMAKKIIFTGGYSEGSTQSDAAIAKHYAKARGVPAEDILCEEKSTITQENIQYAKEIMAEQGYQSAIIVSDPLHMKRAMLMAEDAGIKAYSSPTPTTRYVSLKNRLAFLGRETFFYVTYVIHRMF
- the pgsA gene encoding CDP-diacylglycerol--glycerol-3-phosphate 3-phosphatidyltransferase; the encoded protein is MRLNIPTLLTLFRVVLIPFFVLAFYLPYTWAPMVCAAIFVVAAVTDWFDGFLARKWKQTTRFGAFLDPVADKVMVATALVLVVEYYNVWWISLPAATMIAREIIISALREWMAEIGKRSSVAVSWIGKVKTMAQMLALVGLLWRPNQWIEILGFVLLYIAAILTFWSMFQYLKASRNDLLEH